A single window of Sparus aurata chromosome 12, fSpaAur1.1, whole genome shotgun sequence DNA harbors:
- the prrc2b gene encoding protein PRRC2B isoform X5, translating to MSDRLGQITKSKDGKSKYSSLSLFDKYKGKSIETQKNAVVPRHGLQSLGKVATARRMPPPAHLPSLKSENKGNDPNVIIVPKDGTGWANKQEQPEQKSSIASIPQLPELQPQLASQKSVSNLQKPSPVANQENTNTGGPKQWAQLNGKAVEQDGSRASNRLQPFSHEEFPTLKAAGEQDRAGKERSGFDPSYGPGPSLRPQNVTSWREGGGRNLQPSSLTLGLPADPEGKITALGETGTPPATSHPSTTTGTTSSSVVTVQSPVLEPKEPSLRPAQPVRRTTVPTALQYQLHHTSTAVYHDMLPAFMCSKETREAPGTEHVPTTVAAPARFDSKPAFRQSYAKPELVNGDVKRENRFVRAPPRLSSQPIRRPGDRPQRPAIINPEDLKDLDELDNDCEDGWAGLHEEVDYSEKLKFSDDEDEHGEKKMWNDWEREREREIQRDCQSSLSSGEVSYPQEGPEESYSYQHHHHEPPRKTSGRYLSTDSSVQQKNQGEPLADQEDHQRPSQAQGPARAKYVSPELSEAVERARRRREEEERRAREERLAACAEKLKKLDEKFGKTERQTSRTDEGQKEGEGKEVPLSPNREQSKGHHESWQYSTKDGSECVPDSSPGHSYREEPGFSNYRGSEDDGQEPSSPSGDYSGRHPSKPVPPRFQKQPQHQQQQPQQQQQQQQEQVYKMQHWQQPGHPPPSGSSHAQRGYYPPHVLGFDPRWMMMPPFMDPRMAQGRSPVDYYPGAVHSSAGMMKPMMHQDHLNSPGSDEGCHPNLHQERRAPSTEPYPMWNQDGYPLRSFTPPYQRQHESLDSGQPDDRSDMACSQQDSYEERANECLSHPQDDLPHHAYQNRASDREHHGLLTTAQSHADSDYPKQDCRDKHLKDGPESHDENLDGSKDSWKRDGGQKQDVGLNSAQSQWSEPSSSSSSSVSQPSETSGRPLTRRTGPIKKPVLKALKVEDKENEKPKPEPEEKTVPYRLEKEVLTNVYDLKKDNQPASTRRSASPAVEKQPEERQRQSPAPTKTERPLSTHSDDSPKESAWDSGKSQPPRDSQENREPHAPRRNNWIFIDEEQAFGAVRGTGRGRSRGFREFSSRGGTRGGRGGDNLRGAYNNNNNSSGAQRTGRGRASPRDLVKVEEFQRGKPRRRNVSETLSEASEYEELPKRRRQKGSENGEGYTESGEVRKADRDSWRSNKVYTEDQTAQDSREKAKANRGFGGRMLPPRLNTTGSYNRSFGGSRDISTWRGRGPQFTSSGSSMQENGYGPGAETTYTRRPPVEREALKYPPKFTGSFMENGTEDRDGEYYFNNDNPDMQMLRRRRPPRQDKPPRFRRLRQEREPGSNQWTSEEYINGDFANPWPGRAKGSGEDNWPSGHYAGGRPSQHGQAEEWETGSENSDFGDWREKRSGSGGAATQGHGDIPSDSGHSEPGSGEKRELCKRSFSSQRPLVERQNRKGEPSLLEAGKMTRTPDNPPTSSSNRSDSWQNGGTSCKSRGPDESGPVYSIEQPEERESNETSGKKLDKELKQGPVKTDLAEPLSQYELSSYPIEGDTGGPVSNPDGYQDALSKKQRRPQEDDRRRKEQGAAVPVKNRTIASKIPPRFAKKQGSMSIEQPDDALSSNNLGTEIWESNSSALSVQSSGGDSWTKQVSYTGSEPNSEDSDAGPEQSKEQHKPGPIGNERSLKHRKGSEGVDRLEGGPITPVNGVDLHVDTVLPVPPIEFGVSAKDSDFSLPPGSTPVPVSNPVNKLQDALATNTALNQSIPMLRSNHLQPGINLNPISFPSADLTLKMESARKAWENSQSLPEQGSPGGNSSGAQPPCSVGSSSGVSYSSFGGVSMPPMPVASVAPSMSMQGNHIPPLYLDGHVFPSQPRLVPPTMTQQQTYQQICSSFQAAAAQQIPISLHTSLQAQAQLGLRGGLPVSQSQEMFNSIPPFRSQVYMHPNLSQPNPMVLSGGAPLKGPYSAFPGMQPSDMVKPQSGSHYQPMNGSQQLVYDSQMNQGPGMGSSQLMDSQLIQVTMPLPGSQLRYGSAQQHLILPQSIQLQQGQNLSVGGPRRMMPPGSQPAVMTGSREMEMKGFQFSDKPNHSPGISAGSYRPGSASPSGKPSGPGGPVGPLPPHFAQQVPPAQGSMVMHMRPPTTGPFPNPIQRPVMQVNKPVIIRSPPYPNPGRDPSHSTPPSAPEPPVKGPEDGMKNKTMREVRKAVGEGKTSSGGMTSKLQEPLPSTGQAKPARTGAIKPQAVKVEEGKA from the exons ATGTCCGATCGTTTGGGGCAAATAACCAAGTCCAAGGATGGGAAAAGCAAGTATTCCTCACTCAGCCTATTTGACAAGTACAAGGGAAAATCAATAGAAACTCAGAAAAACGCAG TAGTTCCGCGACATGGCTTACAGAGTCTTGGCAAAGTGGCCACAGCCCGGCGCATGCCCCCACCTGCTCACCTGCCGAGCTTGAAGTCCGAAAACAAAGGAAACGATCCCAACGTGATTATTGTGCCTAAAGACGGTACGGGATGGGCGAACAAGCAGGAACAACCCGAACAAAAGAG tTCTATTGCATCAATACCACAGCTGCCGGAGTTGCAGCCACAGCTGGCTTCACAGAAGTCTGTCTCCAATCTTCAGAAGCCCTCACCGGTAGCCAACCAggag aacacaaacacaggtggaCCAAAGCAATGGGCCCAGCTAAATGGAAAGGCAGTAGAGCAAGATG GTTCAAGGGCCTCAAACCGACTTCAGCCCTTCTCTCACGAGGAATTTCCCACGCTGAAGGCAGCTGGAGAACAGGACAGGGCTGGCAAGGAAAGAAGCGGCTTCGATCCGTCGTATGGGCCCGGACCAAGCCTCCGCCCCCAGA ATGTGACGAGCTGGAGGGAAGGTGGTGGCAGGAACCTTCAACCCTCATCCTTGACCCTCGGCCTGCCAGCAGATCCTGAGGGTAAGATCACTGCCCTGGGTGAGACCGGCACCCCTCCAGCCACATCTCACCCCTCCACTACCACCGGCACAACCTCCTCTAGCGTAGTGACAGTTCAGTCACCAGTCCTTGAGCCCAAGGAGCCTTCCCTGCGACCCGCCCAGCCTGTCCGCAGAACAACCGTCCCTACTGCCCTGCAGTACCAGCTTCACCACACCTCGACTGCTGTCTACCATGACATGTTGCCCGCATTT ATGTGCTCTAAAGAGACGCGTGAAGCCCCAGGTACAGAACATGTTCCTACCACCGTTGCAGCCCCAGCCCGATTTGACAGCAAGCCAGCTTTTAGGCAGAGCTACGCCAAACCTGAACTTGTCAA CGGTGATGTGAAAAGAGAGAACCGCTTTGTCCGTGCTCCACCTCGACTCTCCTCTCAGCCCATCCGCAGGCCGGGTGACAGACCACAACGCCCTGCCATCATTAATCCAGAGGACCTGAAGGATCTGGATGAGCTTGACAATGACTGCGAGGATGGATGGGCTG GACTCCATGAAGAAGTAGATTACAGCGAGAAGCTCAAGTTCAGTGATGACGAAGACGAACACGGTGAAAAAAAGATGTG GAATGactgggagagggagagggagagagagatccAGCGTGACTGCCAATCCTCCCTAAGTTCAGGTGAGGTGTCTTACCCCCAGGAGGGCCCTGAGGAGAGTTATTCTTACCAACACCACCATCACGAACCTCCCAGGAAGACCAGCGGCAGATATCTCTCTACAGACTCCTCG GTCCAGCAGAAAAACCAAGGTGAGCCACTGGCTGACCAAGAAGATCACCAGCGCCCATCTCAGGCTCAAGGACCTGCTAGGGCAAAGTATGTGTCACCTGAGCTGTCAGAAGCTGTTGAGAGGGCCCGCAGAcgcagggaggaggaagagaggcgTGCCCGCGAAGAACGACTTGCTGCCTGTGCTGAAAAACTCAAAAAGCTGGATGAGAAGTTTGGGAAGACTGAGAGGCAGACATCAAGGACGGATGAGGGccagaaagagggagagggtaAAGAAGTTCCACTGTCCCCAAACAGGGAACAGAGTAAAGGCCACCATGAGAGCTGGCAGTACAGCACAAAAG ATGGAAGTGAGTGTGTCCCAGACAGCTCTCCTGGCCATAGTTACCGTGAGGAGCCTGGCTTCTCTAACTACCGTGGCAGCGAGGATGATGGTCAGGAGCCTTCCTCTCCCTCAGGAGACTATAGTGGACGTCATCCCTCCAAACCCGTCCCACCCCGCTTTCAAAAGCAGccacagcaccagcagcagcagccacagcagcagcagcagcagcagcag GAACAAGTATACAAGATGCAGCACTGGCAACAGCCAGGTCACCCTCCCCCATCTGGCTCAAGCCACGCCCAGAGGGGCTACTATCCCCCACATGTCCTCGGGTTTGATCCCCGCTGGATGATGATGCCACCTTTCATGGATCCCCGCATGGCCCAAGGACGATCTCCTGTGGACTACTACCCCGGTGCTGTCCACTCTTCAG cAGGAATGATGAAACCCATGATGCATCAAGACCACTTGAACAGCCCTGGATCTGATGAGGGATGCCATCCCAACCTGCACCAGGAGAGAAGAGCCCCTTCCACTGAGCCTTACCCTATGTGGAACCAAGATGGCTACCCCTTGCGCAGCTTCACTCCACCTTACCAGAGACAGCATGAAAGCTTGGACAGTGGTCAGCCAGATGACAG aaGTGATATGGCCTGCTCCCAACAAGACTCTTATGAAGAGAGGGCCAATGAGTGCCTGAGCCACCCACAAGATGATCTCCCCCATCACGCTTACCAGAACCGCGCCTCAGACAGAGAACACCACGGCTTGCTGACCACTGCTCAGAGTCATGCAGATAGTGATTACCCGAAGCAGGACTGTAGAGACAAGCATCTGAAGGATGGACCTGAATCTCATGATGAAAACTTAGATGGCTCCAAGGACAGCTGGAAAAGAGATGGAGGCCAGAAACAAGATGTTGGACTCAACAGTGCTCAAAGCCAATGGTCTGAACCCAGTTCCAGTTCAAGTAGTAGTGTCAGCCAGCCATCTGAGACCAGTGGGCGCCCTTTGACACGCAGAACTGGGCCTATCAAGAAACCAGTTCTCAAGGCTCTCAAAGTAGAAGACAAGGAGAATGAGAAACCCAAACCTGAGCCTGAGGAGAAGACTGTCCCTTACCGCCTGGAGAAAGAAGTCCTTACTAATGTTTACGACTTGAAGAAAGATAACCAGCCTGCCAGCACCAGACGTTCAGCCTCACCTGCTGTTGAGAAGCAGCCTGAAGAGAGGCAGCGTCAGTCACCAGCTCCAACTAAAACAGAGAGACCTCTGAGCACCCACAGTGATGACTCTCCCAAAGAGAGTGCTTGGGACAGTGGAAAGAGCCAACCACCTAGAGATAGCCAGGAGAACCGGGAGCCCCATGCACCACGGCGCAATAACTGGATCTTCATTGATGAAGAGCAGGCCTTTGGTGCAGTTAGGGGAACCGGTAGAGGCCGCAGTCGAGGCTTTAGGGAATTTAGCTCTAGAGGTGGAACCCGTGGTGGCCGAGGTGGAGACAATCTCAGAGGGGcttataacaacaataacaacagcagtGGTGCTCAGCGCACAGGCAGAGGCAGAGCTTCACCAAGGGACCTTGTCAAGGTGGAGGAGTTCCAGAGGGGCAAGCCCCGGAGGCGAAATGTCAGTGAGACTTTGAGTGAAGCGTCTGAGTATGAAGAACTACCCAAGAGGCGCCGCCAGAAGGGGTCTGAAAATGGAGAAGGTTACACAGAGTCTGGAGAAGTCCGTAAAGCTGATAGAGACTCTTGGAGATCCAACAAGGTGTACACAGAAGACCAGACAGCACAAGATTCAAGAGAAAAGGCCAAGGCCAACAGAGGTTTTGGAGGTCGTATGCTGCCTCCCAGATTGAACACCACTGGTAGTTACAATCGAAGCTTTGGAGGATCCAGGGACATTTCTACATGGAGGGGCCGTGGGCCCCAGTTTACTAGCAGTGGTAGCTCCATGCAAGAAAATGGTTATGGTCCTGGAGCTGAGACTACATACACCCGCAGACCCCCTGTTGAACGTGAGGCTCTCAAATACCCTCCTAAATTCACTGGCTCCTTCATGGAAAATGGCACGGAGGACCGTGACGGAGAATATTACTTCAACAATGACAACCCTGACATGCAGATGTTAAGGAGACGTCGTCCACCCCGTCAAGACAAGCCCCCACGTTTCCGCCGTCTACGACAAGAACGTGAACCTGGCTCCAACCAGTGGACAAGCGAAGAGTACATAAATGGAGACTTTGCAAACCCCTGGCCTGGTCGCGCCAAAGGCAGCGGGGAAGACAACTGGCCAAGTGGCCACTACGCTGGTGGGCGCCCGAGCCAACACGGTCAGGCAGAGGAATGGGAGACAGGATCAGAAAACAGCGACTTTGGTGACTGGAGAGAGAAGCGAAGTGGCAGTGGGGGTGCGGCTACACAGGGACACGGTGATATTCCCTCAGACTCTGGCCACAGTGAACCAGGCTCCGGTGAGAAGAGGGAACTTTGCAAGAGAAGCTTCTCCAGCCAAAGACCACTGGTGGAACGGCAGAACAGGAAGGGAGAGCCATCACTGCTGGAAGCGGGCAAGATGACACGTACACCTGATAATCCCCCTACCTCCTCCTCTAACAGGAGTGACAGCTGGCAGAATGGAGGGACATCTTGTAAGAG CAGGGGCCCCGATGAATCCGGCCCAGTCTACAGCATCGAGCAGCCGGAGGAGAGGGAGTCCAATGAGACCTCTGGGAAGAAATTAGACAAGGAGCTGAAGCAAGGACCTGTCAAGACAGACTTAGCTGAACCTCTCTCCCAGTATGAGCTCAGTAGCTACCCAA TTGAGGGGGACACAGGGGGACCAGTTTCGAATCCGGATGGATACCAGGATGCCTTGTCCAAAAAGCAAAGACGCCCACAGGAAGATGATAGAAGGAGGAAGGAACAAGGAGCTGCT GTGCCAGTGAAGAACAGAACCATTGCATCCAAGATACCACCACGCTTTGCGAAAAAGCAGGGAAGCATGAGCATTGAACAACCTGACGACGCGCTTTCTTCTAACAACCTGGGAACGGAAATCTGGGAGAGCAATAGCTCAG CTCTTTCAGTGCAGTCTTCAGGGGGAGACTCGTGGACCAAACAGGTGTCTTACACTGGGAGCGAGCCCAACTCTGAG GATTCTGATGCTGGCCCCGAGCAGAGTAAAGAACAGCACAAACCAGGGCCCATCGGAAACGAACGCTCCCTAAAGCACCGCAAAGGCTCTGAAGGTGTCGATAGGCTGGAAGGTGGCCCTATCACACCAGTTAATGGTGTGGACCTCCATGTGGACACTGTGCTGCCTGTGCCTCCTATTGAGTTTGGTGTCAGTGCCAAAGACTCTGATTTCAGCCTGCCACCAGGCTCAACCCCGGTGCCCGTGTCCAATCCTGTCAACAAGCTTCAGGATGCACTTGCCACCAAT ACGGCCCTCAATCAGAGTATCCCGATGCTGCGCTCCAACCACCTGCAGCCTGGCATTAACCTCAATCCAATCTCCTTCCCAAGTGCTGACCTCACTCTCAAG atGGAATCAGCTCGTAAAGCGTGGGAGAACTCTCAGTCCCTCCCTGAGCAGGGCTCTCCGGGCGGAAATTCTTCAGGTGCTCAGCCTCCTTGCAGTGTTGGCTCATCCAGTGGTGTCAGCTACAGTTCTTTTGGAGGGGTTTCCATGCCTCCGATGCCTGTGGCATCAGTAGCACCTTCCATGTCCATGCAAG GTAATCATATTCCCCCGTTGTACCTGGATGGTCACGTCTTTCCCAGCCAGCCACGCCTCGTACCTCCTACCATGACCCAGCAGCAGACCTACCAACAG ATTTGTTCATCTTTTCAGGCGGCTGCAGCCCAGCAGATACCCATCTCTTTGCACACGTCTCTTCAGGCTCAGGCTCAGTTGGGGCTTCGAGGAGGTCTACCTGTCTCCCAGTCCCAAGAGATGTTCAACTCCATTCCCCCCTTCAG GTCCCAGGTTTACATGCACCCCAATCTGTCACAGCCCAACCCTATGGTGCTGTCAGGCGGAGCCCCCCTAAAAGGGCCCTACTCTGCTTTCCCTGGCATGCAGCCCTCAGATATGGTCAAACCACAGTCAGGCTCACACTATCAGCCTATGAATGGCAGCCAGCAGCTAGTCTATGACAGCCAGATGAACCAGGGGCCTGGGATGGGTTCCTCCCAGCTAATGGACTCTCAACTCATCCAG GTGACGATGCCCCTACCCGGCTCTCAGCTGCGCTATGGCTCAGCTCAGCAACACCTCATCCTCCCACAGTCAAtccagctgcagcagggacAGAACCTGTCTGTCGGTGGCCCACGTCGAATGATGCCACCTGGCTCCCAGCCTGCTGTCATGACTGGCAGCCGAGAG ATGGAGATGAAAGGCTTCCAGTTCTCTGACAAGCCCAATCATTCCCCAGGCATATCTGCAGGGTCATACAG GCCTGGGTCTGCCAGCCCCAGTGGGAAGCCCTCTGGTCCTGGGGGGCCCGTCGGGCCTTTGCCTCCACATTTTGCCCAACAG GTCCCACCTGCTCAGGGTAGCATGGTGATGCACATGCGGCCCCCCACCACTGGCCCTTTCCCTAACCCCATCCAGAGACCAGTCATGCAGGTCAACAAGCCTGTCATCATCCGCTCCCCCCCTTACCCCAATCCCGGCCGCGACCCCTCCCACTCCACCCCTCCCTCTGCCCCTGAGCCCCCTGTTAAAGGGCCAGAGGATGGCATGAAG AATAAAACCATGCGAGAAGTTCGCAAGGCAGTGGGCGAGGGCAAGACATCATCCGGGGGCATGACCAGCAAACTCCAGGAGCCCCTGCCCTCCACAGGGCAAGCCAAACCAGCACGCACTGGAGCCATCAAACCCCAGGCTGTCAAAGTAGAGGAGGGCAAGGCGTAA